The Flavobacterium sp. 123 genome contains a region encoding:
- a CDS encoding 2-oxoglutarate dehydrogenase E1 component: MDRFSFLNAAHTEFFAQLYDQYLENPDSVEPSWRSFFQGFDFGMSTYNDENPVTYIANVASGNVEGPVVSEKLQKEFNVLKLIDGYRSRGHLFTKTNPVRERRTSSPTLDITNFGLSAADLNTVFDAAKVIKIEPCSLQKIIGHLENIYCQHIGVEYMYIRNPEVVEWIQDKIGVNDNQPNFSTDEKKAILNKLNQAVSFENFLHTKYVGQKRFSLEGGESIIPALDALIEKAAEKGVEQFVMGMAHRGRLNVLANIFGKSTQDIFSEFDGKDYDQEYFDGDVKYHLGLTADKKTSTGKSININLAPNPSHLETVGAVIEGITRAKQEKYFPDDFSKVLPIAVHGDAAIAGQGILYEIVQMAQLDGYKTGGTIHIVINNQVGFTTNYLDARSSKYCTDVAKVTLSPVLHVNADDAEAVVHAMSFALDYRMKFGSDVFIDLLGYRKYGHNEGDEPRFTQPVLYKIIAKHQNPRDIYAAKLLEQGVIDSNFVKDLESTYKQDLDDNLQASRKKDLTIITPFMRNEWKGFEQVTDTQMLESVNTSYPKEGLISIANVICNLPTDKKFISKIQKLINDRKTMVFETNKLDWAMAEHLAYGSLLKEGYDVRISGQDVERGTFSHRHAVVKVEDSEEEVTLLNNLEDAKGKFHIYNSLLSEYGVLGFDYGYALASPKTLTIWEAQFGDFSNGAQIMIDQYISCGEDKWNNQNGIVLLLPHGYEGQGAEHSSARMERYLQLCARHNMYVADCTTPANFFHLLRRQMKTTFRKPLVVFTPKSLLRDPRVLSPIEDFANGSFQETFDDETVNKEEVKTLVFCTGKFYYDITAERENNGRKDVAVVRIEQLFPLPVEQLKAIIAKYPNADDYVWAQEEPKNMGAYSYMLMNFDLVKWRLASLKAYAAPASGSYTRAKRRQADAVRMVFDKNLFR, encoded by the coding sequence ATGGATAGGTTTTCATTTTTAAACGCAGCACATACAGAATTTTTTGCACAATTATACGATCAATATTTAGAAAATCCAGATAGCGTAGAGCCAAGTTGGAGAAGTTTTTTCCAAGGTTTCGATTTTGGGATGTCAACTTATAATGACGAAAACCCTGTAACTTACATTGCAAATGTAGCCTCTGGAAATGTAGAAGGCCCAGTTGTATCTGAAAAACTCCAAAAAGAGTTTAATGTTTTGAAGTTAATCGATGGATATAGATCTCGTGGGCATTTGTTTACCAAAACAAATCCTGTTAGAGAAAGAAGAACATCGTCTCCAACATTAGATATCACTAATTTCGGACTTTCAGCAGCAGATTTAAATACTGTTTTTGATGCTGCAAAGGTGATTAAAATTGAACCTTGTTCGCTTCAAAAAATCATTGGTCATCTTGAAAATATTTATTGTCAGCATATTGGAGTTGAGTATATGTACATACGAAATCCAGAAGTGGTGGAATGGATTCAAGATAAAATTGGGGTAAATGATAATCAGCCTAATTTTTCGACTGACGAAAAGAAAGCAATTCTTAATAAATTAAACCAAGCGGTTTCTTTCGAAAACTTTTTGCATACTAAATATGTAGGGCAAAAACGTTTCTCACTTGAAGGAGGAGAATCTATCATTCCAGCACTTGATGCTTTAATTGAAAAAGCTGCCGAAAAAGGAGTAGAACAGTTTGTAATGGGAATGGCTCACCGTGGTCGTTTGAATGTTTTGGCAAACATTTTCGGAAAATCTACTCAAGATATTTTTAGCGAATTTGACGGTAAAGATTATGATCAAGAATATTTTGATGGAGATGTTAAGTACCATTTAGGACTTACAGCTGATAAAAAAACAAGTACAGGAAAAAGCATCAATATTAATTTAGCTCCAAACCCTTCGCACTTAGAAACTGTAGGTGCAGTAATTGAAGGAATTACAAGAGCAAAACAAGAAAAATATTTTCCAGATGATTTCTCAAAAGTGTTGCCTATAGCCGTTCACGGTGATGCTGCAATTGCTGGACAAGGAATTCTATACGAAATTGTTCAAATGGCACAATTAGATGGATATAAAACTGGAGGAACAATCCATATTGTAATTAACAACCAAGTAGGTTTTACAACGAATTATTTAGACGCTCGTTCTTCTAAATATTGTACGGACGTTGCTAAAGTAACATTATCACCGGTATTGCACGTTAATGCAGATGATGCAGAAGCGGTTGTTCATGCCATGTCATTTGCATTAGATTATAGAATGAAATTTGGTTCAGACGTATTTATAGATTTATTAGGATATAGAAAATATGGTCATAACGAAGGTGATGAACCTCGTTTTACTCAACCAGTATTGTATAAAATCATTGCTAAACATCAAAATCCAAGAGATATTTACGCAGCTAAATTATTAGAGCAGGGTGTAATTGACAGTAATTTTGTAAAAGATTTAGAATCAACATACAAACAAGATTTAGATGATAATCTTCAGGCATCTCGTAAAAAAGACCTTACCATAATTACTCCTTTCATGAGAAATGAGTGGAAAGGATTTGAGCAAGTGACTGATACACAAATGTTGGAAAGCGTAAATACTTCTTATCCAAAAGAAGGACTTATTTCGATTGCAAACGTAATTTGTAACCTTCCAACGGATAAAAAGTTCATTAGTAAAATTCAAAAACTAATCAACGACAGAAAAACTATGGTTTTTGAAACCAACAAGCTAGACTGGGCTATGGCAGAGCATTTAGCATATGGTTCCTTGTTGAAAGAAGGTTATGATGTTCGTATTTCTGGACAAGATGTTGAGCGTGGGACATTCTCACACCGTCATGCTGTTGTAAAAGTAGAAGACTCTGAGGAAGAAGTAACATTGTTAAATAACCTTGAAGATGCAAAAGGGAAATTCCATATTTATAATTCACTTTTGTCAGAATATGGAGTTTTAGGTTTTGATTATGGGTATGCTTTAGCAAGTCCAAAAACATTGACTATCTGGGAAGCACAATTTGGAGATTTCAGTAATGGAGCTCAAATTATGATTGACCAATATATTTCTTGTGGAGAAGACAAATGGAACAATCAAAATGGAATTGTTTTATTATTGCCACACGGTTACGAAGGACAAGGAGCTGAACACTCTTCAGCTAGAATGGAACGTTACCTACAACTTTGTGCTAGACATAATATGTATGTAGCTGATTGTACAACGCCAGCTAACTTTTTTCACTTGTTGAGAAGACAAATGAAAACGACTTTCCGTAAACCACTTGTGGTATTTACACCAAAAAGTTTGTTGCGTGATCCAAGAGTTCTTTCTCCTATTGAAGATTTTGCAAATGGAAGTTTCCAAGAAACATTTGATGATGAAACCGTAAATAAAGAAGAAGTTAAAACATTAGTTTTCTGTACTGGTAAATTCTATTATGACATCACTGCGGAAAGAGAAAATAACGGACGCAAAGATGTAGCTGTAGTAAGAATAGAACAATTGTTCCCTCTACCAGTGGAACAACTAAAAGCTATCATAGCTAAATATCCAAACGCAGATGATTATGTTTGGGCACAAGAAGAACCTAAAAACATGGGTGCTTATAGTTATATGTTGATGAATTTTGATTTAGTAAAATGGAGATTGGCTTCGCTTAAAGCATATGCAGCACCAGCTTCAGGAAGTTATACTAGAGCAAAACGTCGTCAGGCTGATGCCGTTCGAATGGTATTTGATAAAAATTTATTTAGATAA
- the odhB gene encoding 2-oxoglutarate dehydrogenase complex dihydrolipoyllysine-residue succinyltransferase, giving the protein MILEMKVPSPGESIKEVEIATWLVKDGDYVEKDQAIAEVDSDKATLELPAEASGIITLKAEEGDAVAVGAVVCHIDTAAAKPAGSAPAPAAVVANPEASGPKAEVKAEAPAAAPVAAATYASGTPSPAARKILEEKNIAPASITGTGKDGRITKDDAVNAVPSMGTPTGGSRGTERTKLSMLRRKVAERLVAAKNDTAMLTTFNEVNMTPINTLRNEYKDAFKAKHGGIGLGYMSFFTKAVTRALQLYPDVNSMMDGDYKIGYDFCDISIAVSGPKGLMVPVVRNAENLTFRGIEADIKRLAIKARDGQITVDDMTGGTFTITNGGVFGSMLSTPIINPPQSGILGMHNIIERPIAVNGKVEIHPMMYVALSYDHRIIDGRESVGFLVAVKEALENPVALLCDNNPKKAFEL; this is encoded by the coding sequence ATGATTTTAGAAATGAAAGTCCCATCACCAGGGGAATCTATAAAAGAAGTTGAAATTGCAACATGGTTAGTAAAAGATGGTGACTATGTAGAAAAAGACCAGGCCATAGCTGAGGTTGATTCAGATAAAGCAACATTAGAATTGCCAGCAGAAGCTAGCGGAATTATTACCTTAAAAGCAGAAGAAGGTGATGCAGTTGCCGTTGGAGCAGTAGTTTGTCATATTGATACAGCTGCAGCAAAACCAGCTGGTTCAGCTCCGGCTCCTGCAGCAGTAGTTGCTAATCCCGAAGCTTCGGGACCAAAGGCTGAAGTAAAAGCAGAAGCTCCTGCAGCAGCACCAGTTGCAGCAGCGACATATGCTTCAGGAACACCTTCGCCAGCAGCGAGAAAAATATTAGAGGAAAAAAATATTGCTCCGGCTTCTATAACAGGAACAGGAAAAGATGGAAGAATCACTAAAGATGATGCTGTAAATGCAGTACCATCTATGGGAACTCCAACTGGAGGTTCTCGTGGTACTGAAAGAACAAAATTATCAATGTTGCGTCGTAAAGTTGCAGAAAGATTAGTTGCTGCTAAAAATGATACGGCCATGTTAACTACTTTCAATGAAGTAAACATGACACCAATCAATACGTTGCGTAACGAATACAAAGACGCCTTCAAAGCGAAACACGGTGGAATAGGGTTGGGTTATATGTCTTTCTTTACAAAAGCGGTAACAAGAGCTCTACAATTATATCCAGATGTGAACTCTATGATGGACGGAGATTATAAAATAGGATATGATTTCTGTGATATTTCAATTGCAGTTTCTGGACCAAAAGGATTAATGGTTCCTGTAGTTCGTAATGCTGAAAATTTGACTTTCCGTGGTATTGAAGCGGATATTAAACGTTTAGCGATTAAAGCTCGTGACGGACAAATTACAGTTGATGATATGACTGGAGGAACATTTACTATTACTAACGGTGGTGTTTTTGGAAGTATGTTATCTACGCCAATTATCAATCCTCCACAATCAGGAATTTTAGGAATGCACAATATTATTGAGCGTCCTATTGCTGTAAATGGTAAAGTTGAAATTCACCCAATGATGTACGTAGCGCTTTCTTATGACCACAGAATTATCGATGGTCGTGAGTCGGTAGGATTCTTAGTTGCTGTAAAAGAAGCATTAGAAAATCCAGTAGCATTATTGTGTGATAACAATCCTAAAAAAGCATTTGAATTGTAA
- a CDS encoding TetR/AcrR family transcriptional regulator, which yields MRSKIIAKATDLFLKLGFKSVTMDDIACEMCISKKTIYKYFCNKEVLIEESTAEVHKAVHQSIDTIVARNHNAIEENFEIRKMFKEMFKAGDTSPVYQLKKHYPEIYNTVMSREVNECNMVFKQNIEKGIQQELYRKELNIETYVSFYYTLIFSINGNTSSEKEAKKLELEALEYHTRAMATPKGVIELEKQLQHFNT from the coding sequence ATGAGAAGTAAAATTATAGCAAAAGCGACCGATCTTTTTTTAAAGTTAGGCTTTAAGAGTGTCACCATGGATGACATCGCTTGCGAAATGTGTATTTCAAAAAAAACGATTTACAAATATTTTTGCAATAAAGAAGTACTGATAGAAGAAAGTACTGCCGAAGTACATAAAGCTGTGCATCAAAGTATTGATACTATTGTAGCCCGAAACCATAATGCCATTGAGGAAAACTTTGAAATCAGAAAAATGTTCAAAGAGATGTTCAAAGCAGGAGACACCTCTCCAGTTTATCAGTTAAAAAAACATTACCCAGAAATTTACAATACGGTAATGTCAAGAGAAGTAAATGAATGCAATATGGTCTTTAAACAAAACATTGAGAAAGGCATCCAGCAGGAATTATACCGTAAGGAACTAAATATAGAAACCTATGTTTCGTTCTACTACACTCTTATTTTTAGCATAAACGGAAATACAAGCTCCGAAAAAGAAGCAAAAAAACTCGAATTAGAAGCATTAGAATATCATACCAGAGCAATGGCCACTCCTAAAGGCGTCATAGAACTTGAAAAACAATTACAACATTTTAATACCTAA
- a CDS encoding polyprenyl synthetase family protein, giving the protein MHSIQQYQEFIATYLQAQHRDKEPKNLYDPIHYILGLGGKRMRPVLTLMSAEIFDTDYQKALPAALAVEVFHNFSLVHDDIMDDAPLRRGNPTVHEKWNINTGILSGDAMLILAYQYFEQYQPKIFRKLAKLFSKTALEVCEGQQWDVDFETRNDVTIPEYLKMIEYKTAVLVAAAMKMGAIIAETSKINASLIYEFGLNLGLAFQLQDDYLDAFGNPETFGKQVGGDIIENKKTYLYLKAVEFAVGAEKDKLVHLFSNQPEDSTEKINLVKELFNATGASKATQQAIQEYTFKAFETLEEMNIDADKKAMLRAFGENLMGRKV; this is encoded by the coding sequence ATGCATTCAATACAACAATACCAGGAATTTATTGCTACTTATTTACAAGCGCAACACAGAGACAAAGAGCCTAAGAATTTATACGACCCAATTCATTATATATTAGGACTAGGAGGGAAACGAATGCGTCCTGTTTTAACTTTAATGAGTGCGGAGATTTTTGATACGGATTATCAAAAGGCATTGCCTGCTGCATTAGCGGTTGAAGTTTTTCATAATTTTTCGTTAGTTCACGATGATATTATGGACGATGCTCCTTTGCGAAGAGGAAATCCAACGGTTCATGAAAAGTGGAATATCAATACTGGAATTTTGTCTGGTGATGCTATGTTAATTTTGGCTTACCAATATTTTGAACAATACCAACCTAAAATATTCAGAAAGCTAGCCAAGTTGTTTAGTAAAACTGCTTTAGAGGTTTGTGAAGGACAACAATGGGATGTGGATTTTGAAACCCGAAATGATGTTACGATTCCCGAATACCTTAAAATGATTGAATATAAAACAGCTGTTTTAGTTGCTGCTGCCATGAAAATGGGCGCTATTATTGCTGAAACTTCAAAGATAAATGCAAGTTTAATTTATGAGTTTGGATTAAATTTAGGATTGGCATTTCAGTTGCAAGATGATTATTTAGATGCTTTTGGAAATCCAGAAACTTTTGGAAAACAAGTAGGAGGAGATATTATTGAAAACAAAAAAACCTATCTTTATCTTAAAGCGGTCGAATTTGCAGTTGGCGCTGAGAAAGATAAGTTGGTACATTTATTTTCAAATCAGCCAGAAGATAGTACAGAGAAAATTAATCTAGTGAAAGAACTATTTAATGCAACTGGAGCTTCAAAGGCAACGCAACAAGCTATTCAAGAATATACTTTTAAGGCATTTGAAACATTAGAAGAAATGAATATTGATGCCGATAAAAAAGCGATGTTACGTGCTTTTGGTGAAAACCTAATGGGTAGAAAAGTATAA
- a CDS encoding TCR/Tet family MFS transporter: protein MASNKKQAAIGFIFITMLIDIIGWGIIIPVIPKLIKELIHGDVSEAAKYGGWLTFAYAITQFIFAPLIGNLSDKFGRRPIILISLFAFSLDYILLALAPTITWLFIGRIIAGLTGASISTASAYIADVSTPENRAKNFGMIGVAFGLGFIIGPIIGGGLGHYGSRLPFYAAAVLCLLNFLYGYFILPESLSKENRRPINLKRANPIGVFLNLKKYPSLYGLLIALFLIYVAAHAVESNWSYFTMYKFSWDEKMVGISLGVVGVLVSLVQGGLIRWTSRKLGNEISIYVGMALYTLAMFLFAFVSESWMMFLFLIPYCLAGIAGPALRAIISNHVLPSEQGEIQGTIASLMSAATIIGPPVMSSLFYYFTHKESPFEFAGMPFILGGFLMMISGIVAYFSLKKYGTSNTDND from the coding sequence ATGGCGTCAAATAAAAAACAAGCTGCTATCGGCTTTATCTTCATCACTATGTTAATTGATATAATAGGTTGGGGTATTATTATTCCAGTTATCCCAAAATTGATTAAAGAGTTAATTCATGGAGATGTTAGTGAGGCGGCAAAATATGGCGGCTGGTTAACATTTGCGTATGCGATAACCCAATTTATATTTGCGCCTTTAATAGGTAATTTGAGTGATAAATTTGGGCGTAGACCCATAATTCTAATTTCGCTTTTTGCATTTTCGCTAGATTATATTTTGTTAGCACTTGCCCCAACCATTACATGGTTATTTATTGGAAGAATAATTGCAGGATTAACAGGAGCAAGTATCTCAACTGCTTCGGCCTATATAGCTGATGTGAGTACGCCAGAGAATAGAGCCAAAAACTTCGGAATGATTGGTGTGGCTTTTGGGCTAGGATTTATAATTGGGCCCATTATAGGAGGTGGATTAGGACATTACGGGTCTAGACTTCCGTTTTACGCAGCTGCCGTTTTGTGCTTGCTGAATTTCCTTTACGGTTATTTTATTTTGCCTGAATCATTATCAAAAGAAAATAGAAGACCCATTAATTTAAAAAGAGCCAACCCAATTGGTGTTTTTTTAAATTTAAAGAAATACCCTTCTCTTTACGGATTGTTAATTGCGTTGTTTTTGATTTACGTTGCGGCTCATGCGGTTGAAAGTAACTGGAGTTATTTTACGATGTACAAATTTAGTTGGGACGAAAAAATGGTTGGAATTTCGTTGGGTGTAGTAGGGGTTTTGGTGAGTCTTGTTCAAGGAGGTTTGATACGATGGACTAGTCGAAAACTAGGGAATGAAATAAGTATTTATGTTGGAATGGCTTTGTATACCCTTGCCATGTTTTTGTTTGCTTTTGTTTCAGAAAGCTGGATGATGTTTCTCTTTTTGATTCCGTATTGTCTTGCTGGAATCGCAGGTCCTGCATTGCGAGCTATAATTTCAAATCATGTTTTGCCGTCAGAACAAGGCGAAATTCAAGGCACAATTGCGAGTTTAATGAGTGCTGCAACTATTATTGGACCGCCAGTAATGTCAAGTCTTTTTTATTATTTTACGCATAAAGAATCGCCATTTGAATTTGCGGGAATGCCATTTATTCTCGGAGGTTTTTTAATGATGATTAGTGGTATTGTTGCTTATTTTTCTTTGAAAAAGTATGGTACTTCAAATACAGACAATGATTAA